The genomic stretch TAGTCGATAGTCGATAGTCGATAGTCGATAGTCGATAGTCGATAGTCGATAGTCGATAGTCGATAGTCGATAGTCGATAGTCGATAGTCGATAGTGAAAATCTTGCTGTATCCTGTGCCAGTGTCCAGCACTTTCTAATTTTTAAACAATAAAAAAGGCCAACTTCCTAAGAGAGCTGGCCTTTTTACTAGCGACTATAAACTAGGAACTAGAGACTATTTTACAACCTTCAAACTAGGTCTTTCCGCCCTTTCAGTCTTAGCGGCCGGCTTTGAGCTTTCTACCGTTTTAAAGCGCTTGTCTTTAGGGGGTTCTGGCTCAGGGTCTAGGTCTTCCATCTCGAAAATCATACCCTGGCCATTCTCTCTGGCATAAATACCTAGCACCGCCGACATGGGCGCATAGATATCCATGGGCACACCACCAAAGCGGCCGTTAAACATCATCGCCTCATTGCTCAACTCTAAATCGCGTATCGCATTGGGGGAGACATTTAAAACGATTTGGCCATTTTTAATATGTTCGGTAGGTACCATCACATTATCAGCCAAGGCATTCACTAGGATATAGGGCGTGCAGTCGTTTTCTAATATCCAATCATACAAAGCCCTAACCATATAGGGGCGGCTACTGCTCATGGGGGTAGGTTGTTTGCTCATAATGAAAGTCTAATCTTGTCGCTATAGTAAGAATTATTTCAACGCTGGCTCATCCTAAGCGCCGCCGCTCTTACGCAAAGCTGGCCTCGCGAACAACGCGAGCGTTTTGGGTATATAAAAAAAGGGATGAACTAGCATCCCTTTTTAATTGGCTATGGTGATTACACCCTAGCCTTGGCACTGCGCATTTCCTGCTCAGATTCTGACAAACTCTCTTGAAAGGACTCGCGGGCAAACAAGGTATCCATATAGGTTAGCAATGGCTTGGTTTGTTTAGTGCTGGGGATATCTATACCCAAGGCTTCCAAACGCCACAAAATAGGTGCCATGCAGCAATCAACCAAAGTAAAATCATCACTCATAAAAAACGGCTTTTCCGCAAAAATCGGTGCGATAGCAATAAGGCTTTCACGCAATTCTTTACGGGCTTTCTCTACCGCTTTTTGGTTACTACCTTGGGTGATGGTATCAACCAACACACACCAGTCACGCTCTATACGATAGATATATTGACGGCTAGAGCCACGCGCTACCGGATACACAGGTAGTAGTGGCGGATGCGGAAAACGCTCGTCCAAATACTCCATCATCACCTTGTTTTCATAAAGCACTAAGTCTCTATCCAACATGGTCGGCAGGCTGTTGTAAGGATTTAAATCAGCCAACTCGGCAGGTAAGTTATCACCGTCCGCATCGACGATATCTACTGTCACACCTTTCTCGGCCAGCACGATACGTACGCGATGGCTGTAATGGCATTCACCATCTGAGTAAAAGGTCATTGACGAACGTTTGGCAACAACACCCATTTTAATTCCTTAAGTTCTATCGACTATCAAAGCAGCAGTCGCTAAGCGACTGCTGCGTATCACTACAATTAGTGAATATCTTTCCAGTATTCGCGACTCAACATATAGGTAAATATGAAGAACAAGGTAATAAAGGCCAGTACGAAAATACCTATGCGCTTACGGTCTTCAACCATAGGCTCTGCGGTATAGGATAAAAAGTTAACCAGGTCATACATCGCGGTATCAAACTCTTCCGGCGTCATACTACCTTCAGAAACCAATTTTAAGCGACCACAGGGGCTAAGGGCCTCACCGGTAGTTTCATCAAACAAAACTTCTTCACCGGTTAAAGAGTCGCGCTTTATGCCGC from Dasania marina DSM 21967 encodes the following:
- a CDS encoding glutathione S-transferase N-terminal domain-containing protein, whose protein sequence is MGVVAKRSSMTFYSDGECHYSHRVRIVLAEKGVTVDIVDADGDNLPAELADLNPYNSLPTMLDRDLVLYENKVMMEYLDERFPHPPLLPVYPVARGSSRQYIYRIERDWCVLVDTITQGSNQKAVEKARKELRESLIAIAPIFAEKPFFMSDDFTLVDCCMAPILWRLEALGIDIPSTKQTKPLLTYMDTLFARESFQESLSESEQEMRSAKARV
- a CDS encoding ClpXP protease specificity-enhancing factor is translated as MSKQPTPMSSSRPYMVRALYDWILENDCTPYILVNALADNVMVPTEHIKNGQIVLNVSPNAIRDLELSNEAMMFNGRFGGVPMDIYAPMSAVLGIYARENGQGMIFEMEDLDPEPEPPKDKRFKTVESSKPAAKTERAERPSLKVVK